Below is a genomic region from Neurospora crassa OR74A linkage group VII, whole genome shotgun sequence.
GGTCTCGAGGCCCCGCGTCCCGCCCGCCTGTTGGCACTCATCTTTTCAACTTTGTCCTTTTCCATCATGGTTCTCAGAATGTCTCTTCCCAAGTCCCTTGCCTTGTCGTCAGTCATGTCGAGTCCGTATAAGGTTAGGAATTTCCACTCCGTTTTCCAGTTTCTCTGGAGAAAttgcttctcctcctgaGTATATCGCCCGTCGCCCGGGTGTTGCTTTCGCCTCATCTCAGAACCATGACCGACATTGGTTTGGGCAACGACACCAAAGTCCGgatcgtcctcatcctcattgCCGGTGTCGAGCGTCGCGCTGCTGGCATCATCTTCGCTGTCTTTCTCCACATCTCTATCCGCGAGCAAGTTTTGCATCTCCCGCTTTAAACTCCATTTGTCCAGTTCGTCAGCGGCCCATTGCGCAAAGATGCTGAAGGGTAAACTCTCGGGCCACGCTTTGAGAACCGACTCCCGCGTTATCGGCCCGATCGGCGGCCCGCTCAGTTTCAGCGTGAACAATACGTGGTCTGGATCAAAGTAGGCAACCATTTTTCCCGTGTGGTCTTTGATGCAGCCTTTCATCAGTTCCTTTTGCTGCGTCTGCTGCCccgtgtggtggtggccttCTACCTCTTCACCGTCCATGACTGAGTAGCTCCGACTTTCGCCCCGGGCTGGAAAGATGTACACGGAGCACGACTGTCCATCGATGTTTGGGATCTTGGCGAGGATATTGCAGGTCGCTTCGGGCACGTGTAGGACTGTTTTGAGAGGGAGGATGCTTTGATTTCGCCGGCCGGTGCGCGCTGGGTGGCGTTTGACGTTGAGGTTGACGGTACCGATGCCGCGGACGGCGAGGTCTTGACCGCTGATACAGACGGTAGATTTGAAGGGTGTGTAGGTGGTGAACCATTCGCGGTCTTTGGCTACACTGTTGggcgagaagagaagaggtcAGTCGCGTGCGGTGAGATTGGGTCAGAGATGACAATTTGCGAATGGGATCAGAGAGGACTGAGGTCCAGGAGGGCCAATGGCACATACCTTACGTTGGACATGGTCGACCACACCCAGTCCGGACAGAGCATAGGTATGGAGGGGTGTGTACGTGCGCCGAGGTTCGTAGGGCCTTCATCTTTTTGGGCGCGTCGGTTTCTGATTTTCTTTTGTCTCTGGTTTCGAGGTTTCCTTGAACTTTGCTTCCGGACGGCGAAGTTCGGCATACCCGCGGCAGTCATAGGGGAGCCAGTGTGGTGGAATGAGACTGGCTCGCCCGTAGGTTTTGATATATCGTGGCCCATGGTGTGCGCGGGGCGATCTGGGATGGATTTCGAAAACCGGGTGGAATGTATCGTCTGATAGCAGGAGATCTATGACATCAGGTCGGTGAAAAATGTTATGGTGAAGACAGAGAAGAGAATTGGCTCCGTAGTCCAGGAGCTGTAGAGAGAGGAACAGGAAGCTGTTGGGTCTTTGATGCAAATATCAACAAAAGCTTCATCATTCCGTTTCTAAGGTAACAATGAAAAGCATGTGTTTCCTTACTGTTTGCGCCTAGCGCCATTCACAGCGGGGTCTTACTTAGCGTTGGTTAGTGGAAAGACCCTTGTGGGGTAGGTACCTGCAAACGCACCCACGCTGTCTTAGGTCTAGACTACTGTGTAGACTGGAGGTACAGTAACTGAATATTTCCCCTTTAGGGGAGCACGGCCCGGGCCGGGCCTCAGCCTCTTGTCATCCGTTACCTACTTCCTCAACCAAGACCTCTCCTAGACCATTGCGCTGAATCTTGATAGGAGAAACTTCAATCCTCAACCCATCATTCGTCACTTCAAACCCCAAATCGTATCATCTCCCAGGCTCTGGTCATCACCTAGGTGGGAGTTGAAAGAAGCTGCAACATGTTGCAGAGAAAGCTTCAAAAGACGAGATGGCCGGACCAGGGCACAATTTACTTGGAGACTGAGCTGACTTGCCCAGATCACAGCATGATGACGAAACCGACGGAAGTCTTATCAAAGAGGCATCATGTATACAACAGATTACAATGAGCCATGACAAGCATAGTGACAAAAAGTCGACCAAAAACTTGACTCTATATGCTATGCTTCGCTATGTACAGATAGAGCAACAATGGCTCCCAATGCAAGGTCGatcaataataaaatatctaccagagaaaagaagagaaccCCCCCATCACTGATCAACAGCTCTCACCCGTCCTTCAACAAAAAACACCATCGCCCACCACATCTTTCAAACAAGCGAGGCAACTCAACCTCTCTCACTCTCTTCTCCGCCTTTTAGCCACTTAGTGCTTACGAGCGGCGCGCTTGCAGCCCTTCTTGGGAGTAGAGCTCGCCTTgcccacagcagcagcgctgGTGGCGCTCACAGCAGGGACCGTCGCACTAGGGGCAGAGGCAGCGGGAGCACTGGGGGCGGCGGAGGacggagcaggagcaggagcagccgGGGCCGAGGCACCATCGCAAGTGGCAACAGCGGGACCGGGGTTGGTGTAGCTGGTAGGAGCAGGGTAGTAGAGGTTGAACAAGAGGCCGGGGTCGGTAGCCTTGTACGCGCCGGGGAAGGAAACCAGCTTGCCgctggtgttgatggtgccggtgccgcccGTCACGTTGAGCTGCGCGCACGCAATGTACAGCTGCGCACCACCGACGGAGCCAGCGCTGTGCAGACCGATGTGCTCCACACGGAGGAGGTACTCGCCGGACTCAAGGCAGGAGGGGAGTTTGACGGAGACCTCGGTGGCGCCtgtgggagaaggaaggggttCCGGTTAGCATCATTGATACATATGTAGGTCAGGGGCCTTTCGGGATGGGatgaggggagggagggatgggAAAATGTCAAGACATACCAGCACTGGGCCACGTGAGCTGGCCGGTTCCCAGTCCCATGGGTCCATCCTGGTAAATCTTGAACCAAACGGCGCCCTTGCCGTCAAAAGTGGCAGCCGTCTTGCCCTCGGGGACCTTGGCCATGTAAAAGTGCAAGGGACCGGGATGGCCGATGTTGTCGCCGACGACAAACGTGTAGTTGGATCCGGCCGCGACGGACAAAGTCTTGGGGGCGCCCTTGCCGGGGTTGAGCTCGTAGCAGGTCATGGATTCCGAGGTGACGTCGGCAACGGGGCCGCGGTTGTAGTGGTTCTCGGTCATGCGGATGTGTTCATATTCTCCGGAGACGGCGCCAGTGGAGTAGCCCTTGGGGAAAGTGTCTGGCAGGAGGTGTTAGTAAAGAAAAGGTTGACAACCTGGATACCAAGTTCCAGTTGGTAGGTAAAAGATAACTCACAGTGAGCCTGGGCTCCGGCCGCAGCCAGGAAAGCGAGAGCGCTGCTGAACttcatggtgatggtggataGTAAAGACTGTGGTGGAACGAAGGTAAAGATTGTGTGAACGAgagtagaagaaggaacgactgatgctgatgatagGAATAGCACCACGAAGAAGAGCGGGAAGATGTGATTTTATAATCTTTAGACATTGTCTACTTCTTTCACCTCTCGCACCATTAACCATCCCCCTAAAGACCCGTACTCGTTAAGACCGCTTACAGATTACGGGTCCTGCAATCTCAGAGTCGAAGACTCCCCTCGACTCCCGATGGTGTTTATCCATGAAATGTTACCTTAGCCTTCCATCCGGCGGCA
It encodes:
- a CDS encoding fungal cellulose binding domain-containing protein; this encodes MKFSSALAFLAAAGAQAHYTFPKGYSTGAVSGEYEHIRMTENHYNRGPVADVTSESMTCYELNPGKGAPKTLSVAAGSNYTFVVGDNIGHPGPLHFYMAKVPEGKTAATFDGKGAVWFKIYQDGPMGLGTGQLTWPSAGATEVSVKLPSCLESGEYLLRVEHIGLHSAGSVGGAQLYIACAQLNVTGGTGTINTSGKLVSFPGAYKATDPGLLFNLYYPAPTSYTNPGPAVATCDGASAPAAPAPAPSSAAPSAPAASAPSATVPAVSATSAAAVGKASSTPKKGCKRAARKH